TTGGTCTGGCAGCGCCCTGGATTTTGTGGAACGAGGATTCAAACGATTTTGCCGCACCAACGGCGCGGATGAAGCCAAAGAGATTTGGGACGGAGAGTTGCGGATCACGGACTGCCAGTTTGATTCGGACGCATCGTACCGAGGCCCCTTCGATCCAGAACCCGAGCAGGAGAGTGAAGTCTTGTATTTAGTGGGGGATTTCAATTCTGCAGCGTCGGTTCCGATCGGGCCGACTCTAGAAAAGCTGCGCCGAGAACATGAGTGGTTGCCCAAAGCCTTCTTTGAGGTCTTTACCGACAACCTCTACAAGTGGATGCGGGTCTACGACTACCGAGACGCAGTCGAGCAGGCGAACTGCTACATAGAGGGCGCGGATGTCGAAGACTTGAAGGACTCGTTCTACCCGCTCGTGGAAAAGAAGATACCGGAGTGTCTACGCGTTTCGACAAAGCTCGGCGGCGAGGAGGCATCGTGTTTTCTGGCTGATGTCCAACCCAGATTGGAGAATCCGACGGCTCGTCAGCTCATCCGCGAGTTGTTGACGATGGATAGCCTCGGGAAGGGTCACGAACACCCCTGGCCGGGAAAATTGGCCGCGCAGGTTCCCGGACTCGAAGAATATCTGAGTGACACGGACGGTTGTTGTCCGGGTTGTGCCATTACCTGGCACGAGAATGATGAAATCAGCGCCTGTTTTGACGAAGAAGCCAACACGTCAGGCCAGAATGGGCCCCTGGAGCCCTCAATCATGTTGATGATTCGGCTGGACCTTCCAACAAGCCAACTGGACGATGAAGTTCGGCGCGTTTTCAACTACGTGAGCGCCATGCTCAAGTCGCTGGCTTCTGGCGCCAGGATCATCAAGCTCATCCGGGAGGTTGACGATGAATACCTCCGTGACCATCGGCTCAAGTCAGGAGTTTCGGTTGAGCCGGGCCCTGCTGCTATACGGCAAGAGTGACTACAACGGCTATCCATACCGCCATCCGTTCATCACCGTCCATGAAGTGATCCACGATAACGACAGCACTCGTCTTGCTGAAGGCCAGCTCGTAACCCCGAAACTGCTCAGCGATCTGATGGTTGCGCTTGGCCGCTCGGCTCCGCTCGAGATTCTGCCCGAACGCGTGATTGTGCGAACTGCCGACACGATCGTGTGGTGGATGCCGGCCTGCACACGCACCATGTTCTTCAGTGATCGTGGCGGTGACGAGGCGCTGAAGAAGATGAATGGCAAGGAATATCCCCAACCGCCTCTAGTGTTCAAGGCGTCAGGGTCCCATTTGTGGGTGCGCGCGATAGCGAAGAACCAGCGGCCTAACTCCGACACTAAACTGAGTGTGGCGCCGCACTGGAACTGCTACGACAATGGCGTTGTTTGCACTGGGACCATGACGATTCCTCGCGAGAAATCCGTCACCGCTATCGATTGCTGGGAAAAATCATTCTTCCAGAGTGAGTTCACGCACGCCGGAGGCGTTCGCAAACATAGCAAGTATCCAGGCGGTTTGATGGCGATGTGGCAGGCTCTCGAAGGCAAGAGAAAATTCCCGACCAGATATTTGATTGGGCTGAAACAGAGCTTGGCGGAGTTTGCGAATGACAATGACCAAAGCTACCGCAACGCAAACCAAGACAACTGAGCATCGTATTCCTGCCGCGCTGTTGCAGAAGAAAGTGCGGATCACCGTAGTCGGCTGCGGTGGAACAGGGAGCGCAATCGCGGCTGGACTACCTCATCTGCACCAAGCCATGCTGGCGTGGGGCCATCCGCACGGACTCGACGTGACGCTGGTGGATGGTGACCGGGTCTCCAGATCGAACTGTGTGCGGCAACCATTTAGCGAAAGTGAAATCGGCCTGTACAAAGCGGTCGTTCTGGCCACGCGGATCAATATGTTCTGGGGATTGGGATGGAAAAGCAGTCCGCAGTATCTCGATCAAGGCTGGCGGGATGAGACGGACATCGTCATTGGATGTGTTGATTCCCGCGCCGCTCGCCGAGTCATCACGAACACCAGATCGTACTGGGAGAG
This genomic window from Acidobacteriota bacterium contains:
- a CDS encoding PRTRC system protein B, which encodes MSRALLLYGKSDYNGYPYRHPFITVHEVIHDNDSTRLAEGQLVTPKLLSDLMVALGRSAPLEILPERVIVRTADTIVWWMPACTRTMFFSDRGGDEALKKMNGKEYPQPPLVFKASGSHLWVRAIAKNQRPNSDTKLSVAPHWNCYDNGVVCTGTMTIPREKSVTAIDCWEKSFFQSEFTHAGGVRKHSKYPGGLMAMWQALEGKRKFPTRYLIGLKQSLAEFANDNDQSYRNANQDN
- a CDS encoding PRTRC system ThiF family protein → MTKATATQTKTTEHRIPAALLQKKVRITVVGCGGTGSAIAAGLPHLHQAMLAWGHPHGLDVTLVDGDRVSRSNCVRQPFSESEIGLYKAVVLATRINMFWGLGWKSSPQYLDQGWRDETDIVIGCVDSRAARRVITNTRSYWESYYWLDIGNNADTGQFVLGQPDNRNNKTGGSRLPTVADLFPEIVNPRLDKRDKLPSCSAVEALERQEPFVNQVLANHSLAMLARLFRYGRLPYHGGFVNVATGRVSCLAVPFGGGQSACKGPAGAAAA